In one window of Arachis ipaensis cultivar K30076 chromosome B06, Araip1.1, whole genome shotgun sequence DNA:
- the LOC107645861 gene encoding bifunctional 3-dehydroquinate dehydratase/shikimate dehydrogenase, chloroplastic-like — MGSLSVDTSNLQKGSGFGKSSSNATLVCTPVLGTTVNQMLVDMARAKEIGADLVEIRLDYLTNFNPRFHLQTLIKQCPLPTIVTYRPKWEGGRYEGDENRRQDALSLAMELGADYIDVELQVAHEFNSSIHGKKPDNFKVIVSSHNFHDTPSSEAIANLIARIQSTGADIAKIVTTASDITDCARIFQITVHSQIPTIGIALGERGLLSRLLSPKFGGYLTYGALDADTVSAPGQTTVKDLLELYNFRLIKPDTKVYGIIGKPVGHSKSPLLFNAAFKSVGLNAVYMHFLVDDVEKFFNTYSSPDFASGCSCTIPHKEAALKCMDEVDHIAKKIGAINNIVRRPDGKLIAFNTDYIGAITAIEDGLRALEGAKPAPGSPLSGKLFVVLGAGGAGKSLAYGASQKGARVVVANRTFERAKELANKVGGKSLPLCEVENFHPEEGMVLANTTSVGMKPNMDQTPIPKHALEHYCLVFDAIYTPKDTRLLREAKEAGAAIVYGKEMLIHQGFEQYKNFTGLPAPEELFRQLMEKHA, encoded by the exons ATGGGAAGCCTCTCG GTTGACACATCCAATTTACAAAAGGGTAGTGGATTTGGAAAGAGTAGTAGTAATGCTACACTTGTTTGCACTCCTGTTCTTGGAACCACCGTTAATCAGATGTTGGTTGATATGGCAAGAGCCAAGGAAATTGGTGCTGATCTTGTTGAGATTCGCCTTGATTATTTGACAAACTTCAACCCAAGATTCCATCTCCAAACCCTCATCAAGCAGTGTCCTTTGCCCACTATTGTCACCTATAG ACCGAAATGGGAAGGCGGTCGATACGAAGGAGATGAGAACAGAAGACAGGATGCTCTTAGCTTAGCAATGGAATTAGGGGCTGATTACATTGATGTTGAACTTCAG GTTGCTCATGAGTTCAACAGTTCCATACATGGAAAGAAGCCTGATAATTTCAAAGTCATAGTTTCTTCACACAACTTCCATGACACTCCATCCTCTGAGGCAATTGCCAATCTCATAGCAAGAATACAATCCACCGGAGCCGACATTGCAAAGATAGTGACCACTGCATCAGACATTACTGATTGCGCCCGAATTTTCCAAATCACTGTCCATTCCCAA ATCCCAACCATAGGAATCGCACTAGGCGAAAGGGGATTGCTTTCGCGATTACTTAGCCCGAAGTTTGGTGGTTATCTCACCTATGGTGCACTAGATGCAGATACTGTCTCGGCTCCGGGACAAACCACAGTAAAGGATTTGCTAGAATTGTACAATTTCAGGCTTATAAAACCAGATACTAAAGTGTATGGAATTATAGGAAAGCCGGTTGGACATAGCAAGAGTCCTCTTTTGTTCAATGCAGCCTTCAAATCAGTAGGGCTGAATGCAGTTTATATGCACTTCTTGGTGGATGATGTTGAAAAGTTTTTCAATACTTACTCATCCCCTGACTTTGCCTCTGGATGCAG TTGCACAATTCCTCATAAAGAGGCTGCACTTAAATGCATGGATGAGGTTGATCATATTGCCAAG AAAATAGGAGCTATCAATAACATTGTTAGAAGGCCTGATGGGAAGTTAATAGCTTTTAATACTGATTACATCGGCGCTATTACCGCTATTGAGGATGGATTACGAG CCTTGGAGGGTGCAAAACCGGCACCCGGATCGCCCTTGTCTGGGAAGCTGTTTGTTGTTCTGGGAGCAGGTGGCGCCGGGAAATCACTTGCATATGGTGCTTCACAGAAAGGGGCAAGAGTTGTGGTAGCTAACCGCACATTTG AACGCGCTAAAGAATTGGCTAACAAAGTTGGAGGAAAATCTCTGCCATTGTGTGAAGTGGAAAATTTCCATCCAGAAGAAGGGATGGTACTTGCAAATACAACTTCTGTGGGAATGAAGCCTAACATGGATCAAACTCCAATACCTAAG CATGCTTTGGAGCATTATTGTTTGGTGTTTGATGCAATCTACACACCAAAAGACACCAGGCTCTTGCGTGAGGCAAAAGAAGCCGGAGCTGCCATTGTGtatgggaaagagatgttgatcCACCAAGGCTTTGAACAGTACAAAAACTTCACTGGCTTACCTG CACCGGAAGAGTTGTTTAGACAACTTATGGAGAAACATGCATGA